The following proteins come from a genomic window of Nitrospira sp.:
- a CDS encoding putative phospholipase D family protein translates to MKPDRDEALRVPSYFESDSVESDSGTPIDQASSALERRIPKGNSLFKPGWNCWRVERARRAAFLIDGHAYFAAFREAALAAEHSIYMLGWDFDSRIRMMIGRESDGYPDRLGPFLGALLARRKKLHIYVLVWDFHVIYFKERQWWLPQRLLAHRRLHFWKDDTHPVGASQHQKVVVVDGAVAFVGGLDFAQCRWDTPEHRMDHPDRRILSDDAPCRPFHDVQMVVDGNAAESLEQLARARWEAATGERLAPSPSKRVHDPWPVSVVPDLREIQVAIARTMPAAAGRPPVREIERLLIDLLRAARRFIYIETQYFTSKVLAQVLTDLLGRADGPDIVMILHPSSDGWLEQHTMDVLRGRVLTLLRNVDRYHRLALYYPRVPDAKQRCISVHSKVCVIDDISVRIGSANLSNRSLGFDTECDLAVHAAGHPEVEERIAAFRNRLLGEHLDVSPEEVAQALRRHPRLITAVEALRGKDRTLDVFDKQIPEDVDGMVPDDEFIDPSGPYEMQLYPPENRSSVHRQMIMGVGVLLIVAALAAAWRWSPLGEWMELSRLMAYADEFARSPTAPFIVVGSFVIGGLVVAPVTVLVAATVLTFGPLHGFVYSFIGMTLSALVTFGLGRLMGRQLVERWSARLYRLSRNLATKGVLAVVAVRVIPVAPFTVVNMIAGATHIRTRDYLLGTVLGELPGLLAIAVFMDQVATTLNAPGLGSYLVLAVSAIAIVSAVWGLRRWLSRCADFSNDKQRIS, encoded by the coding sequence ATGAAACCCGATCGCGATGAGGCTCTTCGCGTTCCATCTTATTTCGAGAGCGATAGCGTCGAGAGCGACAGCGGAACGCCTATCGATCAGGCGTCTTCTGCTCTCGAAAGGCGCATCCCCAAAGGCAATAGTCTGTTTAAGCCGGGATGGAATTGCTGGCGTGTGGAGCGGGCGCGACGCGCGGCATTCTTGATCGATGGTCACGCGTACTTTGCCGCCTTTCGCGAGGCGGCTCTTGCGGCCGAGCACTCCATCTACATGTTGGGATGGGATTTCGATTCGCGTATCCGCATGATGATCGGTCGCGAATCAGACGGATATCCGGATCGCCTGGGTCCGTTTCTCGGCGCTCTTCTCGCGCGGCGAAAGAAGCTGCATATTTATGTTCTGGTGTGGGACTTCCATGTGATCTATTTCAAGGAGCGGCAGTGGTGGCTTCCTCAACGGCTCCTGGCGCACCGGCGTCTCCATTTCTGGAAGGACGACACACACCCGGTCGGAGCCTCCCAACATCAAAAAGTCGTGGTCGTGGACGGAGCCGTCGCATTTGTCGGAGGGTTGGACTTTGCTCAATGTCGATGGGATACGCCCGAGCACCGCATGGATCATCCGGACAGGAGAATCCTGTCCGACGACGCGCCTTGCCGTCCGTTCCACGATGTTCAGATGGTGGTCGACGGCAATGCGGCGGAATCGTTGGAACAATTGGCGAGGGCACGTTGGGAAGCTGCGACCGGGGAACGGCTGGCCCCGTCTCCATCCAAGAGAGTCCATGATCCCTGGCCGGTATCGGTCGTGCCCGATCTGCGGGAGATTCAGGTCGCCATTGCGCGCACGATGCCGGCCGCTGCAGGCCGACCACCGGTGCGTGAGATTGAGCGGTTGTTGATTGATCTATTACGGGCCGCGCGGCGATTCATTTATATCGAAACCCAGTATTTTACGTCTAAAGTCTTGGCCCAGGTTTTGACGGACTTGTTGGGACGCGCCGACGGGCCCGATATCGTCATGATTCTGCATCCCAGCAGCGATGGATGGCTGGAGCAACATACGATGGATGTCTTGCGGGGAAGGGTGCTCACACTTCTCCGCAACGTCGACCGCTATCACCGGCTGGCGCTGTACTATCCCCGTGTGCCCGATGCGAAGCAACGTTGCATCAGCGTGCACAGCAAGGTCTGTGTCATCGATGATATCTCCGTGCGCATCGGCTCGGCGAATTTGAGCAATCGCAGTCTGGGGTTCGATACCGAATGTGATCTGGCCGTTCATGCGGCGGGTCATCCCGAGGTGGAGGAGCGAATCGCGGCATTCCGCAATCGTCTGCTCGGCGAGCATTTGGATGTCTCCCCGGAAGAGGTGGCGCAGGCGCTGCGCCGCCATCCAAGGTTGATCACCGCCGTAGAGGCGCTCCGTGGAAAGGATCGGACGCTTGACGTGTTCGACAAGCAGATTCCGGAGGACGTCGACGGGATGGTGCCGGACGATGAGTTCATCGATCCGAGCGGACCCTATGAGATGCAACTGTACCCTCCTGAGAATCGCTCCTCGGTGCATCGGCAGATGATCATGGGTGTGGGGGTGCTGCTGATTGTGGCGGCGCTGGCGGCCGCATGGCGGTGGTCGCCGCTGGGAGAGTGGATGGAACTGTCGCGGCTCATGGCCTATGCGGACGAGTTCGCGCGCAGCCCGACGGCTCCGTTCATCGTCGTAGGATCGTTCGTGATCGGAGGACTCGTCGTTGCGCCGGTCACGGTGCTTGTCGCGGCCACTGTGCTGACGTTCGGTCCGCTGCATGGGTTCGTGTACAGCTTTATCGGAATGACGCTCAGCGCGCTGGTGACGTTCGGGCTCGGACGCCTGATGGGACGGCAGCTGGTGGAGCGTTGGTCCGCTCGTCTGTATCGTTTGAGCCGGAATTTGGCCACCAAAGGCGTGTTGGCTGTCGTTGCCGTGCGGGTCATTCCGGTCGCCCCGTTCACGGTGGTCAATATGATCGCCGGAGCCACGCATATTCGCACGAGAGACTACCTGTTGGGGACTGTCCTCGGCGAATTGCCCGGTCTATTGGCCATCGCCGTGTTCATGGACCAAGTGGCGACCACACTGAACGCTCCCGGTCTTGGAAGCTATCTCGTCTTGGCCGTCTCGGCCATTGCGATAGTGAGTGCCGTGTGGGGATTGCGACGATGGCTTTCTCGGTGCGCGGATTTTTCGAACGACAAGCAGCGTATCTCGTGA